TACGACGTCCAACCTCGGCCTCGCGCACTCGACGGGATCCGGGTCATGGTGCATGACAGGATCCTCGCCACCGTGACCGTCGCCACCAGCATCGGACAGCTCGGAGCCGGAGCCCTTCCCGTCATCGCGGCGGTGTTCGCCGCGCGGAACCACGACGCCGCAGCAGCAGGCTGGCTCATGACGGCGTTCGCCGCGGGCGGCCTTGCCGGGTCCCTTGCCTGGACCTGGCGGCCGGCGTCCCCGGCCAACGCCGCGCGCATCGTCATGGCCGGACTCGTCGGCGTCGGAATTCCGATCGCCGCTGCCGCCGGTACGTCGTCTCTGCCGATGACCGCCGCCCTACTCGCGGTTTCGGGATCCTTCAATGGCCCGCTGTTCGGAGCACTGCTCACCACCCGGCAGGTTCGGGCCCCTGACGGACTGCGCAGCCAGATCTTCGCCCTCGGCGCCGGAGCGAAGATCACCGCCACTGCCGCGGGAGCAGCATCCGCGGGCGTCATCGCCCACGCATCGAGCCCGGCGCAGCTGATCATCGTCGCCGCATTCCCGCTGCTGGCCGGGACGGTCGGGACCCTCAGACTCCCCCGGCCAGACCGGCAATCTCCGCTGTGGACCGCGCACGTCCGTAGATCGTGAAATCGGACAACGGAGCCCCCAGCGCCGCCGGGTTCCTCGCCGGGACCTCCGCCTGCGAGGATCGGAAGCCTCGGGATTCGTCATGTGAGGAGATCCGACGTGCGCGCAGTCGTCATCGACAAGCCTGGCTCGATCGACATCGCCGAGGTCCCCGACCCCGCGCCGCGTGCCGACGAGGTCGTCATCGCCGTCCGCTCATGCGGGATCTGCGGCACCGACCTGCACATCGTCGACGGTGAGCTGCCGCCGACGCCGTACCCGATCATCCCCGGGCATGAATTCGCCGGCGAGATCGTCGCGGTGGGCGCCGAGGTGACCGACCTGCAGGCCGGAGACCGAGTCGCTGCCGAGCCGTCGCTGCCCTGCGGGCACTGCGACTTCTGCCGCGACGGCCGCGGGAACATCTGCGCCACCTGGGTCGCGATCGGAGTGACCGAGCCCGGAGGGTCCGCGGAATTCGCGGTGGTACAAGGCGCCAAGGCCTACAAGATCCCCGACGACATGTCCTGGTCGGCGGCGGCGCTGATCGAGCCGCTGTCCTGCGCGGTGCACGGTTACGACCGGCTGCCTCGCCGGCTCGACTCCCGCTACCTGATCTACGGCGCGGGCACGATGGGGCTCTTCATGCTGCAGCTCGCCCATGGCGCGGGCGCCTCGTCGGTCGAGGTCGTCGACACAAATGCCGGCCGACTGGATCTGGCCGCCCAGCTCGGGGCGAGCGCCACGGCCACCACCGCCGATGCACTCGACCGGCCGGGCGGCTGGGAGGTCGTCATCGACGCCACCGGCGTCATCGCCGCGATCGAGGACGGGTTGACCCGGGTACGCCGGGGCGGCACGTTTCTGCAGTTCGGCGTCGCACCGACCGAGGCGACGGCACGGTTTTCGCCGTACCGCGTCTACAACGAGGAGATCGACATCATCGGGTCGATGGCGGTGATCAACAGCTACCGGCGGGCGGTCGACCTGATGGCGGCCGGGGTCATCGACGCGGAGCGGATGGTGAGTGACGCATTCCCGCTGTCGGACTATGCCCGGGCCATCGACACCTTCCGCGCCGGTTCCGGCCGGAAGCTGCAGATCCTGCCCAAGGGCTGACGGCCCTTCGAGAGTGCCGCTCGCCCAGACGCCCCGC
The sequence above is a segment of the Mycobacteriales bacterium genome. Coding sequences within it:
- a CDS encoding zinc-dependent alcohol dehydrogenase family protein, which encodes MRAVVIDKPGSIDIAEVPDPAPRADEVVIAVRSCGICGTDLHIVDGELPPTPYPIIPGHEFAGEIVAVGAEVTDLQAGDRVAAEPSLPCGHCDFCRDGRGNICATWVAIGVTEPGGSAEFAVVQGAKAYKIPDDMSWSAAALIEPLSCAVHGYDRLPRRLDSRYLIYGAGTMGLFMLQLAHGAGASSVEVVDTNAGRLDLAAQLGASATATTADALDRPGGWEVVIDATGVIAAIEDGLTRVRRGGTFLQFGVAPTEATARFSPYRVYNEEIDIIGSMAVINSYRRAVDLMAAGVIDAERMVSDAFPLSDYARAIDTFRAGSGRKLQILPKG